One segment of Bacteroides caecimuris DNA contains the following:
- a CDS encoding sialate O-acetylesterase, with the protein MKKHFLLLILSLLFLSIAQGKVKLPAMMGDHMVLQQNSSVKLWGWADGKKVTVTTSWNNRTYQASTDKDGAWLVKVNTPEGGYTPYSITISDGTPVTLSDILIGEVWICSGQSNMEMRMMGNAAQPIDHSLETLLNSGNYRDRIRFITVPRTNDTERRTDFEKRKWEVSSPETSIDCSAAAYFFARQLTESLHLPVGLVINSWGGSAIEAWMDEPTLKTVEGMNIEAAKNPKRGVHQRLECLYNSMLWPVKNFTARGFLWYQGESNISNYQFYAPMMTAMVQLWRNVWEAPDMPFYYVQIAPYKYENSSNTGAALLREAQMEALKTIPNSGMVPTTDIGDEFCIHPPQKDVVGLRLATLALTKTYGIRRLPSNGPTMTKVDYADKKAIVTFDNAPAGLFPTFSELEGFEIAGADKKFYPAKAKIVGRTNTVEVWSEEVAQPVAVRYAFRNYVGNITLRNTFGLSAFPFRTDTWNDVK; encoded by the coding sequence ATGAAAAAACATTTTCTACTTCTTATTTTATCACTTTTATTCCTGTCGATTGCACAAGGCAAAGTAAAACTCCCTGCAATGATGGGAGATCACATGGTACTTCAACAGAACAGTTCCGTTAAGTTATGGGGGTGGGCGGACGGCAAAAAAGTAACTGTCACCACTTCGTGGAACAACCGGACTTATCAGGCATCTACGGATAAAGACGGGGCCTGGCTGGTGAAAGTAAACACTCCCGAAGGAGGATATACTCCTTATTCTATTACGATCAGTGACGGCACTCCGGTCACTCTCTCGGATATACTGATAGGGGAGGTGTGGATCTGCTCCGGACAGTCGAACATGGAAATGCGTATGATGGGAAATGCAGCACAACCCATTGACCACTCACTTGAAACGCTGCTGAACTCGGGAAATTATCGCGACCGTATTCGTTTTATTACCGTACCGAGAACCAATGATACAGAACGCCGCACGGATTTCGAGAAAAGAAAATGGGAAGTATCGTCACCCGAAACGAGCATTGATTGCAGTGCCGCTGCCTATTTCTTTGCCCGCCAACTGACTGAAAGTCTCCATCTCCCGGTAGGACTGGTTATCAACAGTTGGGGAGGTTCGGCGATTGAAGCATGGATGGATGAACCGACATTGAAAACCGTGGAAGGTATGAACATTGAAGCTGCCAAAAATCCTAAAAGAGGGGTGCACCAGCGTTTGGAATGTCTGTACAACTCGATGTTATGGCCTGTTAAGAACTTCACGGCACGCGGTTTCCTTTGGTATCAGGGAGAATCGAATATATCCAACTATCAATTCTATGCTCCGATGATGACTGCTATGGTGCAGCTATGGAGAAATGTATGGGAGGCTCCCGATATGCCTTTCTATTATGTGCAGATCGCTCCTTACAAATATGAAAACAGCAGCAATACGGGGGCTGCTTTATTGCGTGAAGCACAGATGGAAGCACTGAAAACAATTCCTAATTCGGGCATGGTGCCCACTACGGATATTGGTGATGAATTTTGCATCCATCCGCCACAGAAGGATGTAGTGGGACTTCGGTTGGCTACACTTGCATTGACTAAAACATACGGTATCCGCCGGTTACCATCCAACGGTCCGACGATGACCAAAGTGGACTATGCGGACAAAAAGGCCATAGTGACATTCGATAATGCACCTGCGGGGTTGTTCCCTACTTTCTCCGAACTGGAAGGATTTGAGATTGCGGGAGCAGACAAGAAGTTCTATCCGGCGAAAGCAAAGATTGTAGGACGTACCAACACAGTAGAAGTGTGGAGTGAAGAGGTAGCCCAACCGGTTGCCGTGCGCTATGCTTTCCGTAATTATGTGGGAAATATCACGCTGCGGAATACTTTCGGATTGAGTGCTTTCCCATTCCGCACAGATACGTGGAACGACGTGAAATAA
- a CDS encoding AAA family ATPase translates to MEYVSSERKLLPYGMMNFADIRLDNYYYVDKTSFIPVIEQSDRFFFFIRPRRFGKSLTLNMLQHYYDVRTRDKFDALFGDLYIGKHPTRDRNSYLVLYLNFSGISGELHNYRQGLDAHCNTCFGYFCDIYAEYLPKGTKEVLNEKAGAVEQLDYLYHQCELAGQQIYLFIDEYDHFTNAILSDAESIHRYTEETHKEGYLRSFFNKVKAGTYSSIKRCFITGVSPVTMDDLTSGFNIGTNYSLTPKFNAMMGFTEDEVREMLTYYSTKAPFHHTVDELIELMKPWYDNYCFAQECYDQPTLYNSNMVLYFVKNYIDNNGKAPRNMIESNIRIDYEKLRMLIRKDKEFAHDASIIQTLVSQGYITGELKDGFPAANIVDSDNFVSLLYYFGMLTVSGTYKGKTKLIIPNQVVREQLYTYLLNTYNEADLSFSNHEKDELSSALAYDGAWQSYFNYIADCLKRYASQRDKQKGEFFVHGFTLAMTAQNRFYRPISEADTQSGYVDIFLSPMLEAYPDMRHSYIIELKYAKYKDPESRVEELRAEAVAQANRYADTDRVKNAIGTTQLHKIVVVYKGMEMRVCEEVNS, encoded by the coding sequence ATGGAATATGTATCATCAGAAAGAAAGTTGCTGCCATACGGCATGATGAACTTTGCGGATATTCGTCTTGATAATTATTATTACGTGGATAAAACTTCGTTTATCCCTGTAATAGAACAATCGGACAGGTTCTTTTTTTTCATCCGTCCGCGCCGGTTCGGCAAGAGCCTTACGCTGAACATGTTGCAACACTATTATGATGTGCGTACGCGTGACAAGTTCGATGCCCTGTTTGGCGACCTCTATATCGGAAAGCATCCCACACGAGACCGTAACAGTTATCTGGTGCTGTATCTCAATTTCTCAGGAATTAGTGGAGAACTGCACAACTACCGTCAAGGGTTGGATGCACATTGCAATACCTGCTTCGGTTATTTCTGTGATATTTATGCAGAATACTTGCCGAAAGGCACTAAGGAAGTCTTGAATGAAAAAGCAGGAGCTGTTGAGCAGTTGGATTATCTATATCATCAGTGTGAACTTGCCGGGCAGCAAATATATCTTTTCATTGACGAATATGACCACTTCACCAATGCCATCCTTTCGGATGCCGAAAGCATTCACCGATATACGGAAGAAACCCACAAGGAAGGCTACCTGCGCTCCTTTTTCAATAAGGTGAAAGCCGGAACCTATTCCAGCATCAAGCGTTGCTTCATCACCGGAGTGAGTCCCGTCACGATGGATGACCTCACCAGTGGATTTAATATCGGCACCAACTATTCCCTCACACCGAAATTTAATGCAATGATGGGTTTCACTGAAGACGAAGTCCGCGAAATGCTGACTTATTATTCGACTAAAGCTCCATTCCATCACACTGTAGATGAGTTGATTGAGCTTATGAAACCGTGGTATGACAACTATTGCTTTGCGCAGGAGTGTTATGATCAGCCAACCTTGTACAACTCCAATATGGTGCTCTATTTCGTTAAGAACTATATTGATAATAACGGAAAGGCACCGCGAAATATGATAGAAAGCAACATTCGTATCGATTACGAGAAACTGCGTATGCTTATCCGCAAGGATAAAGAGTTTGCGCACGATGCCTCCATTATCCAAACTTTAGTGAGTCAAGGATACATCACCGGCGAATTGAAAGACGGTTTCCCAGCCGCCAACATTGTAGATTCCGACAATTTCGTGAGCCTGCTCTATTACTTCGGCATGCTTACCGTGAGCGGAACGTATAAAGGTAAGACCAAACTTATCATCCCCAACCAAGTGGTACGTGAACAGCTCTATACTTATCTGCTGAATACATACAATGAAGCCGACCTCAGTTTCAGCAACCATGAAAAAGATGAGTTATCCTCTGCTTTGGCTTACGATGGCGCATGGCAATCTTACTTCAACTACATCGCTGATTGCTTGAAACGCTATGCTTCTCAACGCGACAAGCAGAAAGGAGAGTTTTTCGTACATGGCTTCACGCTTGCCATGACAGCGCAAAACCGTTTCTATCGTCCTATTTCCGAAGCAGACACGCAATCCGGATATGTGGACATATTTCTGTCTCCCATGCTGGAGGCTTACCCTGACATGCGCCACAGCTATATCATCGAGCTGAAGTATGCCAAATACAAAGACCCCGAAAGCCGGGTGGAGGAATTGCGGGCGGAAGCTGTTGCCCAGGCCAACCGCTATGCTGACACCGACAGGGTGAAGAACGCTATTGGCACTACGCAACTACACAAGATTGTGGTAGTGTATAAAGGTATGGAAATGAGAGTTTGCGAGGAGGTGAATTCTTGA